acccaaaccaaaacaaagtcttagtggggcacccgggtggctcacttcgttaagcatccgacttcggctcaggtcacaatctcacggtccgtgggttcaagccctgcatcaggctctgtgctgacaagtcagagcctggagcctgcttcagattctgtcttcctccctccctgcccctcccccactcacactctgtctctctcaaaaataaacattaaaaaaaattttaattaaaaaaaaatattagccaaaAAGCTCAAAGAGTCACTTCCTGagatcttccttccttcatccaccGCCTTCACACCGCCCAGCCCTCCCTGTCGCCGCCTATCACCCCgccctgttttattttcctcatagcAGTTCTCTCTATATGAAACTACCCTAATGATCGAGTCTTGTTTGCTCGTTTGCCTGTTGACTTATTTACTGCCCTtggctctctcccttcccatgAGGATGTTAGTCCTGGCAGGGGGCAGCAATGGCGTGTTCACCGCTGTCTGGACTCTGTAGGAAAGTGCCCGTGATAACATTTGTTGGCTGGAAACACTGTCCTTGACAGGGGCCCCAATTTAGTCCTAACGAGTCCTGTTTAGGAGCAGGACACTAACCTGGACACTGTTGACAACGTGAGGACCAGACCATCCTGTGTTGTGGGGGGCCGTCCTGGGCACGGtgggatgtctttttttttttttttctaatgtttatttatttttgagagacagagacagagagagagcatgagcgggggaggggcagagagagagggagacccagaatccgaagcaggctccaggctctgagctgtcagcacagagccctacatggggctccaacccacaagccgtgagatcatgacctgagccgaagtcagacgtttaaccaactgagccacccaggcgccccccgtggGATATCTTtgtagcatccctggcctcttcccTCCAGATACCACagcaacctcccctccccccacctcctctagTGGTGACCACCCAACCCTTCCCCGGACATTGCCAAGTgtctcctggggtgggggcaaaAATCATCCCCAGCTGAGATCATGAACTTGGAGAGCGAGCCCCACCGGGTACTTACGACGGTGCGGGTAGCACCTGGGGCCCAGAAGTCCATTTCCCGCCATCGTGCTCTTCCGGGCTGTAGGCAGCCCCGCGCAGGCGCACGGTCAGGGCGTTCCTGCAGTTTTTCACGCACAGGGAGGCAATCACGTGCTCCATCTTGGTGGCGATGTTGCCGACGACAAGCACTCGAAAGTGGCTCAGGGCTTGTTGGATAAACTCCTCCTCCTGGATCTCGTACAGGCAGCTGAAGAGCTCCAGGGAGCCCTGCTGGAGGGTGGAGCCCTCGCTCCGAGCTTTGCTTTGGATCCAGGCCAGCAGCTCCAGCTTGACGTGAGGCGAGACCTCCCAGCAGAGACTCTTCTCCAGGTAGCTCCTTGTCTCCTCGTTCAGGAGGCCAAACAGGAAGCGCACGGTGAGCCCCAAGAAGCTCCTTCCCGAAAACCCGTACTCCGCCAACAGCCTCGTCACGCTCTGCTCTGGGCTGGACCCGGTCTCCCCGGCGCCCAGGATGTAGTACATGGCGGCAAAGAATTCCTGGAAGCTGAGGTGGATGAAGCTGTAGAACTTTTCGCAGCTGATGTCCTTCTGGAAGATGTTCATGTTGAGGAAGGAGGAGACATCCGCCCCATCGAGGCCATGCTTCCGGAGGTCCTGCTCCTCAAAGAGGATCTTCTGATTCCAGACGCCGTCCGCCGCCAGAGAGCACAGCGCCCTCTGGTTGGCgggggggtgcagggtggggcTCCCCGGCTTGGGCTGCATCAGACTCAGGAGGTAGAGCAGGTACACGGCCGTGGTGGTCCTGGACGTCTGTCGTAGGAGCCCCCCGTCCTCCAGCTGCTGCTTGAGGCAGGTGCACACGACCCAGCACACCATGGGGACAAAGCACAGAGTGAACAGGGGCTCGTTGTCCCTCATGAAGCTGAAGACTTGAGCGGCCTGCTCTGCATTGTGGAAATACTTGTAGCAGTACTCCCGCCTCTCGGCCTCCGAGAAGCCCAGGATCTCCACGTGCCTGGGATGCTCCAGCAAGCGCTGGAGCTTGTCCAGAGCCGTGGGCCTGGTGGTGACGATCATGGACAGCTCAGGCAGCAGCTTCTTCCCAAGCAGGCTGCCGAGGAGAAGCTCCGTGGGCCGTTTCTCCTCCCAGCAGAGGCACCAGGGGCCCTGAGGGTGGTGGAAAGAGGGTTTCAGCTCGTCGAAGCCATCGATGATGAACAGGAGGCGCTCGGGGACTCGGACAAGCTCCTGGAGGGGCACGCTGGGCTCCGGCCAGCAGCTGGAGATGAGGTCCCGGGCGCTCTGCTCCGAGGTGCTCTGGTTCATCTCCCTGCAGTTGATGTAGAAGAGGTAATCAAACCTGCCTTGGAAGAGCTTCCCGTCGGCCCAGTCGAGCATCACCTTGTGGGCCAGCATGGACTTGCCCATCCCGGCCGCTCCCTGCAGGACCACAGTGCGCGGGGGCTCGGGGCGCTCCTCGTCCGGCTCAAAGAGGGTCTCCATCTGGATGAGGCTGGCCTGGTGCCCCACGGCTCTTGCCTGTCCCCAGCCTGTGTCCAAAAGCTTCTGCTGGGCCCACATGGGAGTTGAGTGCTCCTTCACCAGGAGGAGGCGGGTGTACCTGCGGCTGAGGTTGACGCATTCCCCGAGGCGCGCATTTCGGTCTTGCATCAGCCGAAACTTCCTGCGGACGTAGTCCTTGTAGGTTTCCCGGGGATCTAAgggaggggagtgaggagggGGGTCCATGGGAGACTCATCAGCCACTGTTCGTGGATCGGCGGGCGAAAGCAAACCACGGTCTCTTGGTGCCTATTTGTTCTGCAATATCCTCGGGTTGCTTTTCTGGATGGAGCCTGGGGGGCTTGGTACTGTTCTCATGGGAAGCAAAGGCACTAACAAGGGAAACTGTCCTCAGGCACAGGAGTCTATCCTGGCGACTCAAACGGGGTGTCCACGTCCTGGAGCACCTCCAGCACCTGCTGATGGAACACAGCAAGGGCACCTAGAGGAGGCTGTCAGCCTCAGCCACGGGTTCACTCGAGTCCTCCCGGGGAAGACACTGAAATCCCACATGGGCCCACAAGGAGCTGGTCGCAAATGGGAAAGTGAGCCCCACTCCCCAGCTACAGAACCCCGAACTGTATCCCTACCAGGACTGCTGTCTGATTTGCCTGCACGCTGAAGTTTGAGAAGGCAGCGCTCCCAAGGTTTCTGCCTTTGAAAAAAGGCCGGTGTGCATGGACACTGGAGAACTTGTCTGCGCCCTAAGCCCCTTGCTAAATGTCTCTTTGGGGAAATCTACTTGGTATAGATGTGAATGCACGATCTAGAACAGTGGTGCTCACCAGGATGATTGTGTCTTCCCCTAGGGGGTTTCTAGCAAGGTCTGGAGATATTTTGGGCCCTAGCAACTGAGGGGTGGGGCACCAGCTACGACCATCctgtgggtggaggccagggtggctggggggctaagtcagttaaacatctgactcttgatttcggctcaggtcgtgtctcactcacagtttgtgagtttgagccccacattgggctctgcagtgacagtgcagaacctgtttgggattctctctctctgcccctcccctgctatctcttcctctcaaaaaaaaaaaaaaaaaaaaaaaaaagcaatcatccTTTTGTATTTGAATGTCCCCAGAGGTCCATAATATTGGACCTAAAGGAATGGTTCCTGCCTAAAGGAAGGTTAAAAAAGAGATCTAAATTTGATCCCGGGACTCTCTCAAAAGGAATGCATGCactcttttattttgaattctaggaaaatacacataacataaaatgtaggAAGGTTAAAAAAGAGATCTAAATTTGATCCCGGGACTCTCTCAAAAGGAATGCATGCActcttcggccaggtcacgatctcgcggtccgggagttcgagccccgcgtcgggctctgggctgatggctcagagcctggagcctgtttccgattctgtgtctccctctctctctgcccctcccccgttcatgctctgtctctctctgtccccaaaataaataaacgttgaaaaaaaaaaaaaaacactaactccccattcctcccccacccccagcccctggtccaCTCTCTGTCTCCAGTGTGACTTATTTAAGTACCTCATATAATTAATGTGTATTGATAAATATCAATACTTCTGAGTTTATAAATATACCATTTGCACTTCTCTTTCATCAATGGTGATTCTATTTCATgtagaaaggttttttttaatttattgtatttatttatttttttatattttatttttgagagagagagagagagagcactagtggggagagacagagagggaaggagacacagaatctgaagcaggctccaggctctgagccatcagcatagagcacgatgcggggctcgaacccacgaaccgtgagatcatgacctgagctgaagtcggacccttaaccgactaagccacccaggcacccctacatttttttttttaattgaacaaagATAATTGTGACAGTAATGCTTGGATTTTGTAGAAGTCCTAGTCTTTTCCTGTAGAGAAAGGGCTCTTATTTTCAGACATGGGGAAtattaggaaaatagaaaagtttaaaataatgatgaGAACGAAAATGGAGTTACCACATATTGGCCATGTGCTATGCCCAGTGCATAAAGACACCCTTGAAAGATGTCCAGAATCATTTGTGTTCTTGTTGACAATGATACTCTCTGTCCAGCAGCCCATACTCATTTCTTCTTCACCAACagtcccaattttattttttttttaattttttttttcaacgtttatttatttttgggacagagagagacagagcatgaacgggggaggggcagagagagagggagacacagagtcagaaacaggctccaggctctgagccatcagcccagagcccgacgcagggctcgaactcacggaccgcgagatcgtgacctggctgaagtcggacgctcaaccgactgcgccacccaggcgccccaaatataatatatttaattgtaagtttatataagtgattattattttttaaagcttatttatttattttgagagagagagagagagagagagagagagagagagacagcatgagcggcggaggggcagagagagagggagagagagaatcccaatcaggccctTCAGCgcgaagcctgatgcagggctcaaacccactatccatgaggtcatgacctgggctgaaaccgagaattggccacttaactgactgagccacccaggtgcccctatataagttatttttaaatttttttttcaacgtttatttatttttgggacagagagagacagagcatgaacgggggaggggcagagagagagggagacacagagtcagaaacaggctccaggctctgagccatcagcccagagcccgacgcagggctcgaactcacggaccgcgagatcgtgacctggctgaagtcggacgctcaaccgactgcgccacccaggcgccccaaatataatatatttaattgtaagtttatataagtgattattattttttaaagcttatttatttattttgagagagagagagagagagagagagagagagacagcatgagcggcggaggggcagagagagagggagagagagaatcccaatcaggccctTCAGCgcgaagcctgatgcagggctcaaacccactatccgtgaggtcatgacctgggctgaaaccgagaattggccacttaactgactgagccacccaggtgcccctatataagttatttttaaatttttttttcaacgtttatttatttttgggacagagagagacagagcatgaacgggggaggggcagagagagagggagacacagaatcggaaacaggctccaggctctgagccatcagcccagagcctgacgcggggctcgaactcacggaccgcgagatcgtgacctggctgaagtcggacgctcaaccgactgcgccacccaggcgcccctttttagattttattttgaagtaatctctacgctgaaagtggggctctaactcacaacccagagatcaagagtcacatgctccactactgagccagccagatgcccccggAGCTGATGCCTGATACCAGCCATATGCTGTCCCTTCACAAGCCCCAGAGGATGAATCACAGTTTGGCTAAACCAGTTATGAACAATCTCATTCCCTGTTGCCAGTGGCTGGTCTGGGAATGTGCCCCAGTTCCAACCAATGAGGTGCAAAGGGATGACCACCGGGAAGCGGGAAGCTTGTTGAAAAGATTttatgggtggatggatgggtgaatgggtggctcagtcagttgagcaactgactcttgatcttggctcaggtcacgatctcacagttcatgagttcgagccctgcactgggctctgtgctgacagtgtggagcctgcttgggattctcactccttccttctctctctgcccctcccctgctgtctgtctgtctctctctctctctctctcaaaataaaataaattaaaaaaaaatgatactctCATGAAGAGGAAaatcttttgtctctcttttttttttccctgcttggaattcacttGCATGAAATGCTTTGGTTGCCATCTTGCAACCATGAGGTGACAAATCTTAGGACAAGTGTAACAGAGGAAGTTGGGGATTTGATGGTGTTGCTAACTGGCCACATAAGGCAGAGTTTATGTGCAGAAACCACCCATGTCAAGATGTCTTATTATGCTTTTCTTTAAtgcaaacattaaatttttttttttttgcttgatctAGTCCATTGGACAGTCTGATACGTGTAGCCTTGTGTATTCTACCAGATACACGGCTCATGACTCACCTTTCCTTGGAGTTCCAGGAAAGACTTCCAGACAACATACTGACTGGCTCTCCAGTGAGGATGAGCCATCAGGTGGAGTATCTGGAAGAGAAATTTTGGAAGATCAGCTAGCATATATCTGGCTAGCTCTCAATAATATTAGCTACTTTGAAcgcctgaagctaatataacttatatgtcaattaaaaaaatactagttaCTATTACATCAGACTGTTTACATGATAATTCTCTGTCCACCCACACCCCAGAATGTTTGGAATTCACCTCACATGCATTACTGTTGAAAACACTTGCTCTCCATAACCCACTCTCCTTCCTGGGTACACATTGTGGGGATCAGCACCTCCATCGATCCAACAAATCCTTTCAGGCAGGAAGTTGTGAGTCAGCTTggatttcctccctctccttcagtCCTTGCCCACAcctcatccatctatccatccattcatccacccatctatccatccacccatccatccatccttccatccatccacccatctatccatccatccacccatccacccatctatccatccatccatccatccatccacccatccacccatctatccatccatccatccatccacccatccacccgccttccatccatccaccatgaTCCATGCCATCATCcagcccatccatccatccctccatccatccacccatctccatccacccatccacccatccatccatccatccacccatccatccatccatccatccacccatctatccatccacccatccatccatccttccatccatccacccatctatccatccatccatccatccatccatccatccatctatccattcatccactcatccatccatctccatCCATCCAGggacccatccatccatccatccacccatccacccacccatccatctatccattcatccactcatccatccatctccatccatccatctccatcCATTCAGggacccatccatccatccatccatccatccatgcatccacccatccttccctccatccctccctcccccctccatctatccatccacccacccatccatccatccatccctctacccatccctccatccatccacccatccatccacccatccatccacccatccctccatccacacacccacccatccatccctccacccattcctccacccatccacccatccatccacccacccatacatacatccatccacccatccctccatccatccctccacccaccgacccatccattcacccatccacccatccatccacctacccatcctcccattccatccatccacccacccacctaccccatccatccattcatccagccATCCAAAAAATATACCTATTTTGGGCACCAGTGTTATCCATGCATTTTCCTAGCATTGGATACATAGCAATAAGCGAGACACAAGGTCTCTACCCCGTGGACCTTACTCTCGATGGTGTGGAGAGTTGAGcacataaaaaacaaacttttcaggagagcctgggttgctcagtcagttgagcatctgttacttttggctcaggttgtgatcccaggatcctgggattgagccgtgcatcgggctctgtgctgagtgtggagcctgcttaagattcttctctccctctctctctctttctctctttcaaaaaaaaaaaaaaaaagcaaacacttcACAAAACTTCAGATAATGATGGAAATTGTCTTTACAATGAAATAAGAGTACATGACAGAGTAATTAAGAGTAGTTTTTAGTTTGGGTGGACAAGAATGGCTTTTCTGTGGCTGTATTGTAAGATCAAATATTCCAAGTGCTTCCTGGACATCTTTGATCTCACAGGACCTCAGAGTGTAAGCCTCAGTGTGAGTTCCCGTGCTCTGGTCAGGTGTGTCCCCACCTAGTGACACAGCCTGCCCCCTTGGCTTGTGTTCCTACTAGAATTGGACCAGCTGCCTCATCCCCACCTCCTAGACCGACTGCACCTCACTGGTCCTCATTCTCCCGAGTTCCAGTTCCCTGCTGGCCCGTGAAATTATCCAGACAAGCCAACATTGTCCTCTTCCAACAATCCCAAAGCCCCCACGCTCCTCTGTCTACAAAGGCTGCCTCCTGCAGCCCCTTGAGGTTCACTACCTTCCTGAAATCAACCCAGTGGGACTCCCATGGTGCAGCTGTGAGTGTATGAGACAAATGTTAGTCTCATCTGTACTGTGTTTGGTGTCTGTGTTCAGCCATCTAAAACTACTTAGGGTGGGATATGTCTCCTTCACCAGTGGGGTGAATAGGGGGTGATCAGATCAGAGGATAAGGTACTTAATCTGAGATCTGAATGGCAAAGGGCCAGATATGTGAGCAGGGCCATTCtaagcagaaacaaaacaaaacaaaaccaaaacaaaacaacctaagGCAGCAAGTATAAAGGTCCTGGGGAAGAACACAATGACACAACAGCAATGAGCTTGGGGTAAGTGCTGGGTGGGTTTGGAGAGACTGGCTCAGCAGGCCTTGTAGGAACACCTTGAGCAATTTGGATTACAATCTACTCACAACAGGAGGCTACTGGAGGCttgaaagcaagggagggggtgATTTAATCCATGGTTGTAAAGATTATTGTGCCTGCTGAGTGGGGAAAGCCTGTAAGGagaggtgaggggtgaggggcaaGCATAGCAGGTGGCAGTCAGCCACATGCAAGGTGGGTCACCCGCTGGGCGCTGGGCACAGAAGTGGGGGGGAAATGCTTAGAGCTGTAAGTGCTGGGATTTGACAAAGCCTGGATGTATGAGGTTTGGGCAAACAAGGGCTCCGATATGATGCCCCAGTAAAACCAATCAAAAGTGATAGGAATCAGACTTCGCACTTATTCGGATGGCAACTTTAGAGaagcaaaacaggggcgcctgggtggctcagtcggttaagcatctgactcttggtttcggcccaggtcatgatctcatggttcatgggtttgagccccacatcgggttctgggctgacagtgtggagcctgcttgggtttctctctctgtgtgcccctccccaatttgcaggtgctcactttctctttctctctttctcaaaataaacaaatgaacatcaaaaaaacaaaacaaaaaagctagaaacaaaggaggcaccgggctggctcagtccgtagagtatgcaactcctgatctcagggtgaaGAActtgagcccaacattgggcaTCTCTAGggattactttaattttttttaatgtttatttatttttgacagagagagaaacagagcatgagcaggggaggggcagagagagagggagacacagaatctgaagcaggttccaggctctgagctgtcagcacagagcccgacacagggcttgaactcacggaccgtgagatcatgacctgagccgaagtcggatgctcaaccaactgagccacccaggtgcccctctagggattactttaaagaaaaaaagaggggcgcctggatggctcagttggttaagtgactgacttcagctcaggtcatgatctcgtggtccatggatttgagccccatgttgggctctgtgctgacatctcagagcctggagattcagattctgtgtctccctctctctctgcccctcctcctcctctctctctctctctctctctctctctctctctcaaaaataaataagcattaaaaaaaaatttttttttaaagaaaggactCAGTCTGGAGAAATAGTTATCAGTTCTTAATGCTGGGAGAAGTTtagatggaatgggagaagggaggggcttTACACTTGTACATTATTTGAATTTCCAATAAGGAGTTTGTaaaaggacgcctgggtggctcagtgggttaagcgtctgtctttggctcaggtcacgttctcacagtccgtgagttcaggccttgtgtccgactctgtgctgacagctcagaacctggagcctgcttcagattctgtgtctccctctctctctgcccttcctccactcacgctctctccctgtctctttctgtctttttaaaaaaaatttttttaacgtttatttatttttgagacagagacagggcatgaatgggggagggtcagagagagagggagacacagaaccagaagcaggctctaggctctgagccatcagcacagagcccgacgcggggcttgaactcacggaccaggagatcatgacctgagccgaagtcggacgcttaactgactgagccacccaggcgcccctctctttttgtcttaaaaatgaataaacattaattaaaaaaaaaaaaaaaaagcattccatgTTTTATCTTGGCAGCTCTTGCCTGGAGGCAACTGGTggtttcctgagcctcagttttctcacctctATGATAGGTGTAATAATAAtcacatctaggggcgcctgggtggctcagtcggttgagcggccgacttcggctcaggtcatgatctcagggtccgtgagttcaagccccgcatcgggctctgtgctgacagctcggagcctggagtctgtttcggattctgtgtctccctctctctgaccctcccccgttcatgctctgtctctctctgtctcaaaaataaataaacgttaaaaaaaaataatcacatctaTCACACAACATTCACAACACAGCGCGCATCATTACGCAACGTGCATGCCTTGTTATAGGAGGAAATCAGAAGCGTCTGATCAGCAGCCCAACTATCTCTTAGGACAGACGACACGCCCCTCGAGGACGAGGGGTGGGACAGGGCAGAGGAAAGAACTCACAAAGAGGGTATTGCCTCCAGGGCTCTACGGATAAGTAGGAACTTTCCCCGGCAAAGACCTTGGAGCCTGGGCATTGCGCACCCAACGCGGCCCCAGCAAGGCCAAGGGCAGAGGCGAGAAGCCAAGGAAGGGAGCTGTCGGGGTGCGGCCTGACCGCCCAGCGCCTCCTTACCCCTCACCgggtcctctctctgtcctctctcccacAGGTCCCGCCGGTGGATGCGCCGGAAGAGGCCCAGCGCCAGGGGCCAGGCCGCGCCCGGCCCGCAGTGAGCCACCAGCAGCTGTGCGGTGTCCAGGGGCCCCGCTGGCTCCAGCTTCCCCCAGGGGATCCTGCCCCCCTCAGCCTCCGGCAACGCGCCCAGGTACAGCTTGAACTTCTTCAGCTCCACGGCCTCCAGCTCTTCCAGGTAGGCCGAGAGGCGGCAGAGGCTGTCGCTAAGCGGGGCTCGGGGCATGGGGGCGTCGTGAACCCCAAGGGACAGCAGACGGAGCCTGGAATGTGTCCACACGAGGTGTGCGATTCCAACATGCCCACCGTCTGATCCGCCGCAGGCGAGACCGGAGGAGCGAGAGAGGACAGTCCTTGTGATGAAATAGAGCTTCCTCACCCTGCAGGTGACGTCTGGGCCCCACGCACCGGTGGGTGTTCCCTTCCAAGAAGAGGAAGCTGGGCAGATTAGGAAATCCCAGGAGTTGTCCACCGCGAGAAAGAATTTCACTTCTGCTCCCTCTTCCCGGCTCCCCACACTCCTTCCTACCTCTCCCTGCCCGTGGGCCTTTGCAGTATCCTCAAGCTAGTCACTGCCCTCCTGGTGGTTAGACCCCCCATTCTGCTGGTATCAGGCTTGGACAGGCCACCTGCATGAGCAGATGGCCCGTGAGCAAGCGTGAGTGTGAAACATCAACCCGTGTGGGCAAACCTCTCTTCTAGGTGGAAACGTTACAAACCTGACCGCAGGGGtctgctattttctcttttctctgtcacGAGACTGCCATATCCCAGGGGGGGGACTGTGTGGTAAGTAGGCAAAGCAATGGTCCCCCCAAGGTGTCTGTGTCCCAATCCCCGGAGCCTGTGATGTGCTACCTTACAGAGCAAAAAAGACTTTGCAGATGAGACTAAATGTCAGGCTCATGAGACGGGGACATTACCCTGGATGGTTCAGGTGGGCTCAGGAAAGTCACAAGGAGGACCAGGGTCAGAGCGTAAGGGCGATGGGAGCAGAAGGAGGAGTGATGTGATGATGGCTGGAAAAGGCGACGAAACGGATTCTCACCCAGAGCCTCCGACGGAACAGCCTGCTGATGCCCCGATTTTAGCCCTGTTTCAAACTTCTGACCTCCCAAACTGTAAGATAGTCCACATGTAGAGTGGACGTgtgatttgttatagcagcacaaGGGACTGATACGGACTCTTTTTTCTGCCTTGGGCGAGGAATGAAAAAGATACAGA
The Lynx canadensis isolate LIC74 chromosome E2, mLynCan4.pri.v2, whole genome shotgun sequence genome window above contains:
- the NLRP12 gene encoding NACHT, LRR and PYD domains-containing protein 12 isoform X2; translation: MPRAPLSDSLCRLSAYLEELEAVELKKFKLYLGALPEAEGGRIPWGKLEPAGPLDTAQLLVAHCGPGAAWPLALGLFRRIHRRDLWERGQREDPVRDTPPDGSSSLESQSVCCLEVFPGTPRKDPRETYKDYVRRKFRLMQDRNARLGECVNLSRRYTRLLLVKEHSTPMWAQQKLLDTGWGQARAVGHQASLIQMETLFEPDEERPEPPRTVVLQGAAGMGKSMLAHKVMLDWADGKLFQGRFDYLFYINCREMNQSTSEQSARDLISSCWPEPSVPLQELVRVPERLLFIIDGFDELKPSFHHPQGPWCLCWEEKRPTELLLGSLLGKKLLPELSMIVTTRPTALDKLQRLLEHPRHVEILGFSEAERREYCYKYFHNAEQAAQVFSFMRDNEPLFTLCFVPMVCWVVCTCLKQQLEDGGLLRQTSRTTTAVYLLYLLSLMQPKPGSPTLHPPANQRALCSLAADGVWNQKILFEEQDLRKHGLDGADVSSFLNMNIFQKDISCEKFYSFIHLSFQEFFAAMYYILGAGETGSSPEQSVTRLLAEYGFSGRSFLGLTVRFLFGLLNEETRSYLEKSLCWEVSPHVKLELLAWIQSKARSEGSTLQQGSLELFSCLYEIQEEEFIQQALSHFRVLVVGNIATKMEHVIASLCVKNCRNALTVRLRGAAYSPEEHDGGKWTSGPQVLPAPSPETNVLPDAYSKQLAAALSTNPHLRELLLDHNALGSRGVRLLCEGLRHPSCKLQSLRLKRCCVAPSACRDLAAALMANQNLRRMDLSGNGLGLPGVKMLCQGLRHPRCRLQAIQLRKCELEAGACQEIASVLSTNQHLVELDLAGNSLEDLGLRLLCQGLRYPVCRLQILWLKICDLTAAACEDLTSILSVNCSLRELDLSLNDLGDPGVLLLCEGLRHPQCRLQTLRLGICRLGSAACEGLGAVLQVNPHLRELDLSFNDLGDRGMWPLCEGLGHPTCRLQKLLDSCGLTAKACEHLASALGVSQTLTELYLTNNALGDTGVRLLCKGLSHPGCKLRVLWLFGMDLNKMTHRRLDVLRGTRPHLDVGC